The Argentina anserina chromosome 5, drPotAnse1.1, whole genome shotgun sequence genome includes the window CTGATCACTTCGATACAGTCGATTTCTGCTCCTCCTTCATCCGATATTATTACATTCCTTGGATCGAACCCAAACTTGTCACCTGTTTCAAATGATCAGAACATTAGAATCCATTGCTGAAATATGATGAAATAGACAACCTAGAGTTGATACTCGATACTTCActaagaaaatgtacctgcAATATTTTTGAGCTCCTCTAGTGAATTCGGCAATCTAATCAGCTTCCCAGATTCAGTGCAACAGGTGTTTCTTCTTGTCACAGGATGACCTCTATATATGCTTACTCTTGGAAATTTCACTCCATCATTTCTGAAATTAAGCAGTTCGTTCAGTGTAGGGTCTGGCACTGTAATCCGGTGTCCGATCTCTCGTTTTTGCAGCATATCGGTTAAGGTTTGTGAAGGAAATAAGTAGTCTTGTGAAACATTGGTGACATCTGCTCCATTCATCACTAGCAAGTTAACCATGTCTACATTGTTTTCTTCCATGGCTATTTGTACTGCTGTTTTCCCGGCGCAATCCTTTGAATCAACATGCAATTCATGCTTCAACAGTTCCTTCATCACGGTCAGATCGTTTCTTCTGGCAGCTGTGCATAGAAGATCACCGGCAGTGTAGGGATAAGAATAGGCAGCGCAATAGTAGAGAATCTTGAATATGGAATGGTGCTTTGATGCAATTGCCTCCCATAATGCTGTGTCACCATTGATGTCTGCCATTTATGTCATATATAAGCTGATAAGTGTATTACAGAGAAAGTGTGGCTAGCAACTATGTTTTCTTCTCATAAAGGATTTATCAATTAGTTACCTCTTGCATGTATGTTACAAGCATACTTGAGGAGTACCAAGACACATTCTTCATGCCCGTTTGATGCTGCTACATGCTGGTgcaagatgatgaagaaacaCCTAAATCAGTTTTGCACACATGGATTTTTATCGGACAATGCAATCAGTTTTAGTCACTGTAGTTCATACTATGCTTATTTGTTTAAGATGGTATTTACATTGTTTGATTCATGACACTGATAAAATAACAATGGGTACTTGGGAATTGGGATGTTCCTTTGGCCAAATACTGTGAAAGTTAAGAATCAAGATTTTCTTGTACTCTATGAGTAGAAGGCTTATATTTTGTTGTTCTGggtttttccttttgttttcattaGCTAAAAGAccataaaaaaagaagaagaagctagaATCAAAGACATATGTACCAGAGGAGTTCTTCCTTTGGAGTCTCCAATGTCAGGATCCAACTTTGACTTGAGAAGCTCTTCAAGAAGTGCAGCATTCCCTTTGCTTGCAACAGTCAATAAGTCAAATGCTAAATGTGAATCACCCATggcctcttcctccccacttTCAACCAATATTTCTGCAATTTTCAGATCTCTGAGCTTTTTGTGATGCTGCAATGCAACATATAAAGGCCTcagacctttttttttcccctAAAAAAGAGAATTAAGGACAAGGCATTTAGGAAGATTGAAATAAAATGACGTGTTTACCAACCTGCTTGAAGTTCTTAAGCATTTGAGCATTGTCTTCTTGGTTGGTATGCATTGCTTCTATTAGTGCAGTAGTTTTGAGTCTCAAGAGTTGTGAAAGCGTTTTCGTTCGATATGTAAAGCTTTGAGGTCTACAACAAAGTGCACCAACTTCTCGGCAACAAATTGCACCGACTTCTCCAAACATGTCCCCAGATTTCAAAGTCCCGACGACTATCTCTTTATCCATTTCAGAATCAATGATCTCCACTTCTCCCGAAACGATGATGTATATATCATCGGGTGCTTCATTTTGCATTAAAACATCTTCTTTTGGTGGTATGTACTCTGCCTTCATGTTTGCAACCTGATCGATCATCAATACTTTGGTTATGTAAGCTTATGTATGcgcatataatatatatgcttATCATCGAAGATCTAATAGTCCACATTGGTATTTCAAGATCAGGTGAACACATTTAAGCATGAAATTATTCACCGAATAAAACTGTTTCTTTTCTGTTCAACACTAATGTAACGATAAACAAAGGATGGAGGTGTGTGTTAGTCACCCTACCAGGAGAAGACGTGTTTCCATTGAGACacccttgaaaagataaacttTCTCTACTGTTGGCATGAACAATTGTTGACAGATGCTTTTACAAATTGACTTGGGGAGCTGTTCAATTATTTGCTGCTGGTTCAAGCTCTCAGCCTTAAATCTCAAGCATATATAAGCCAAAATTTGATCCCTTAACCTTGGAGGCAAGTGATTGCGGCCAACAAAGTTTGATGCCGCTTCAACGCTGTTTctctgaaaaacaaaaacaaaccaaCCCCAATTGACATAGATTAGGTATATTTGAACTGATCGAGGATTATTCGATCTCTTGCAGTCTTGCTAGATATGTAGCAGACTGTTACAATGTTCACAGACTAAACTCAGCTAAATTTCACATTGAAACACAGTAGTTATAGCATATGGAAATTGCCAATTACATGATTTGGTATATGAATTTAGAGCAAGTAAGTACTTACAAATTCCATGGTACGACGAGTGCCTTCAACAACTAAGTTTGTCATGTTGCCGATTAGGTAAGCAGTAAGGCCGAGGTTGAAAAGCATGTAAAAGATAATGAAGATCATTTCCGTAGTGTTATTTGCATGGAGGTCACCATAACCAACAGTGgacatggtggtgatggacCAGTAGAGTGCTGAAATGTAGCGAATCCACAGACTAGTCTCTCTGAAATTTGGAATAACAGCTCCAATCCATGTCTTCCCTTGGTGCGGATATCGGTCTGCTAGCAGATAGTACAAGCATCCAGCACAATGTACTGAGAACAGTGTCACCTGTACCGATGTTCAAACATAATCATCATCTTAAACTCCTTGtaacatttttctaatatctacAGAGACTGGATCATGTACTGACGCAGAGACAAGTAACTAAAATAGAGAGAGAAACGTAATTAACACCCTAGCTTAGAGTTAATAACATTACATGAATGCATGCTTTAAGgtttttgtcattttataaataagATCTGGAGTTCTAGGCTGCTTTGTTATGTAATGTTAATTATAATTCATCCCATGACTCAATTAAGCACTTGCATCGATCGTTGCTACAGACATTCAAATTAATTTGTAAATAGAGATTAGGGACTACTTACAGATAAAAGCCTGGCGCACCTGACCCAGAAGTAGTTTAACCTGATGTCCTTCTCAAGCCTGCAGCAGGAGAAATGACTCTTAAGAATTAAGATGAATGTATAAGCTAGCCAGTTTGAAACTGCTTGCTTGCTGAATATACCAACCTTGTGAGGAGTCTCTTTGCACGTCTTAATCGCCAAAATCGGAGCAATCCCAAGAGAGAGTATGAGAAACCTAAATTGTGTTTGCCGATAACCTCAAAGGGGAGTGTTGATGCCAAATCCATTAAGAACCATGTTGAAAGGTATCTATTTGACACTTGCAGATAAAAGGAGtgagtatgtttttttttttactatctAGGAGAAACTATCCGACATGAGTACTACCTAAACTATCACGTTATACATACAACAGTGCGGCAATTTCCACCTCATTGTCTTCTTAGTTCACCTTACAAACAATTTTTCAtgatattttctgtttttttctcttaccaagattcaataaaaactataaagctacaaaatcaaaatgaaggccagaatgaaaagaaaagatcagCACTATacatctctctcactctctcctcttcttttctttcaccTCATCCTTAATTTTTCTCTGTTACTTTGTCTAATCAAACCGTGATCGATCACAATCATAAAAAGGAGGGCCTAGAATCTGCATTACATGGTTTTCCTTCTTACACTCTATTCAACTAGTAAACTTTCATTCTTAATATTTTCATACGCTTATGGCTTACCCTAACAGCTAATTCGTCCTTAGCAATATTTAGTATCTTTAATAGTTCTTCTGCATTccattcaacaaaaaaaagggttCTTCAGCATTTCACCTTATATATGCATAGTAGTTGAAGTGGTCATTTTCCCTATATGTAATTCCTAACTAATTAGGGGACATTAGGCGACTGATTTGTTGAGTCTAATATTAGCACGCATGGACATCATGTATATAATTGATTGATACTCATCATATGATATAAatgcaaaattcaaaattataacCACGTACTGCACGTGGTTGGGCCTGATCGATTGATATCAAATCATGCCGACCACTACAAAAGTACAAATCATCATCGATCAAGTTGGTCATGACGTGCCAATaatattttccttttcaatCCATAGAAATTAGGCTAAGAAAAAGCAGTTACCctcctttcttttctcataGAAAATGTTTATGCGATAccatagctagctagcttagcTCGTATGAACTTCCCTAGAGTGTTATTGATATTTATGTTTCAATCAAAgcagaaaataaatatatttgatcGATGCAAGGAAGTGAAGTGACCTTATAGCGATTTTTTTGGAGTCGAGAACAAGCAACTGTGTTCTGGGATCGATATATGCGACGAAGAATGTCAATATGATATCGATGCCGAAAAATAGATCAACAATGTAGTCTGCTAAGCAGAGAGCTCGCTTGTTGCCTGCTCCCGGTGAGTTGAGAAATGCAACCTCAAACGGGTAAACCCATGCCGAGTAAGCCACCAAAAGCACCATAAATGTCTCCCAACCCCTGCAGATTGATATGGGAACATGCATCTttgttaattatatatatactagcttgctgtgtgtgtgtgtgtgtctatatatatatatatatatatgcatgatcaATCTGACTGCAGCGAGCTAGAGAGGTACCTGTATCTGGAGTCCATAGGGGTGATAACCCAGCCTTTTGATTGCATTGGAGTCTGGTTGTAGCTTGAGGCACCCAAGGGAGGAAGTATGAGCTTTGAGAGGTTACTCAAGTTGAGATCCTTCATTTGATCATTGCTCTTGTAAACGTCATGTTGATCATGAAGCGGTTGATGATCACCATCTGCTTCATGACGACCCTTGATCAGCTGCTTCCCATTTTGGCCTAATTTGAAGCTACAAACTTTGTTCTGCATCTTGTGattgattatatataagaGCTAGATGACTGGTACACAGGCGCACACCACCAGCTTTTGATTCTTCAGAATGATGTATACATATTGGAAAATTTAAGACATATTACTACTAGAACAACCATGCATCTCAGCACCTAATATCTTGTAGTGTGATCTATCGTAAACCAACATATGCTTCCAGTTGACAGTAAAGTAGCTGCAGATCGAGAGACAAATGTGTGAGTGGGGGAAGTGGGTTCTGGAAGAAATGAGTGACAGAGTGAAGTGAATGATGtattatgatgatgatgatgttaatAATTGAAGGATGTGGCGTGGGAGACTGGCCggagtctctctctctctctctagctaGTCGGCCATATATGGCAGTACGTGTTAGCTAGTAGGACCCTGAGAATATATA containing:
- the LOC126793167 gene encoding potassium channel AKT2/3, whose translation is MQNKVCSFKLGQNGKQLIKGRHEADGDHQPLHDQHDVYKSNDQMKDLNLSNLSKLILPPLGASSYNQTPMQSKGWVITPMDSRYRGWETFMVLLVAYSAWVYPFEVAFLNSPGAGNKRALCLADYIVDLFFGIDIILTFFVAYIDPRTQLLVLDSKKIAIRYLSTWFLMDLASTLPFEVIGKHNLGFSYSLLGLLRFWRLRRAKRLLTRLEKDIRLNYFWVRCARLLSVTLFSVHCAGCLYYLLADRYPHQGKTWIGAVIPNFRETSLWIRYISALYWSITTMSTVGYGDLHANNTTEMIFIIFYMLFNLGLTAYLIGNMTNLVVEGTRRTMEFRNSVEAASNFVGRNHLPPRLRDQILAYICLRFKAESLNQQQIIEQLPKSICKSICQQLFMPTVEKVYLFKGVSMETRLLLVANMKAEYIPPKEDVLMQNEAPDDIYIIVSGEVEIIDSEMDKEIVVGTLKSGDMFGEVGAICCREVGALCCRPQSFTYRTKTLSQLLRLKTTALIEAMHTNQEDNAQMLKNFKQHHKKLRDLKIAEILVESGEEEAMGDSHLAFDLLTVASKGNAALLEELLKSKLDPDIGDSKGRTPLHVAASNGHEECVLVLLKYACNIHARDINGDTALWEAIASKHHSIFKILYYCAAYSYPYTAGDLLCTAARRNDLTVMKELLKHELHVDSKDCAGKTAVQIAMEENNVDMVNLLVMNGADVTNVSQDYLFPSQTLTDMLQKREIGHRITVPDPTLNELLNFRNDGVKFPRVSIYRGHPVTRRNTCCTESGKLIRLPNSLEELKNIAGDKFGFDPRNVIISDEGGAEIDCIEVIRDNDKLFIYS